The genome window AAGCCACATCCGCTGGGTTGATGTCACTCCAGGAACCATAATAAGGTGCACCATCTACCACGATCAACGGATCCTGACCTGCATTGATGGAGCTGATACCGCGCACACGGATGGTAGGGGTAGAAGACGGATTGCCAGATGTATTTATCATCTGCACACCAGCTACCTGACCATTGAGGGCATCTACCACATTGGTTACCTGACGCACGGCTATTTTATCTGCATCCACTACGCCTGCTGAACCCGTGAAAGCGGATTTCTTCTGCTCGCCGTATGCCACAACAATCACTTCGTCGAGCTGGCGGTCTTGAGAGTGCATGCTTACCTTCATGCCTGGAGCCGCCTTCAAGGTCTGGGAATCCATACCGAGATAGGTGATGACTATCGCCTCTCCTTTTTTAGCACTCGGTAAGCTGAACTTACCATCAATGTCGGTCACGGTTCCAGTCTTGGAACCTTTCACCATGATCTGGGCACCTACTACAGGGTCTCCGTTCTCATCGAAGACCTGTCCCCCAACCTGTCCGGAAGACTGTGCCAGCACTTGCCCCGAAGCAGCCAGCAACAGGGAAGCAAATAAAACCTTCATTCTCATAATATCTGTCTCTTCTTATAATTATTATCTCTCTTTATCTTGAATACACCTCTTTTTTTATATATTGCCAGTTATCCTTTACAAGTTTTATATAAAAAAATATATTCGGTTGCAAAGGTATAATAAAATTCACTAACCACCAAACAAAAATTCAAATATTTATGTTTTTGAGTTACAAAAAGTTACTTTCTTATCCTAAATCAATATCTAAATGCAATAACAAACATGGATAACCACCCGTCTTGCGAATCTGTGGCAGCACATCAGCCGTAACCCAGTTTTTGAACTTCACGGCAGTAGAAAGCTTAGAGCCGAGAACTAAAGCATAGAATCCGCTCTCGTTGACATAGAGTATCAGAGTACGACGCATCGCCTCGCTTCCATCCTTCTTCAGACCTGTCACTACCCATGCCCCTTGTCTCAAGGTGTCATATTGGTTAACTAATTGATACACTGCGTTATTAGTATATACCATACAAAAATAACAACAAATACTGGTATTCAAGAAGATAAGTTATGATTTTTAAGAGTTTTTATCGGTCTCTCTGCCATTCTTTTAACAAGTATATATCATAGCCAGACATTTTCCACCTATTTTGCTAGAATTTCCCAAAAACTTCGTATCTTTGCAATGGCTTTATGCAAGATAAGCTGTTTATAAAATCATCAAACGTAGAATTATGGAAAGAAAAAGTTATTCTATAGATATAAACCGCATTGCACAATATGCCATGTATGCATATTGCTTTTTCGCATTGTTTTCGCTGGCATTTTCTGTTTGCGGACAAGCGGGCTTATCCTTCAGAACAAGTCCCATCCTGATTCCAATAAGTCCCATCCTGGTTACCATCAAGCAACTGGTCTTGCAGCTCGCCCCTATAGCTTTATGGGGAATATTCCGCTACACGCTACCGGCAGGCGTAAAATTACTACGACGCTGCAGCGAGGTGATGGTGCTTTACTATGTGCTCTCATTCATTCTGGGTCTATGCTTCAATCTTCATCTCGTAACGATGATGCAGAACGGACAGATTACCCCAATGGCTTCCATACTCACCTGGACAGAAAGCACGATGGGCCTGATTTCCGTCATCGCCTCCCTGGTAGCCGGCTGTCATCTGTGCAGCAAGCACAGGGGCAACATGCGCAAACTGGGCATAGCCCTTATCCTGGTTTTCATGGTATGGCTGATATGCTCAAATATACTCCCTGTTGCAGTGTTTTATCTGGCAGGTAACACCCAGCAGGCAGCCATCACCAGCATGAATCTCATCAGTATGATAACCACAACATCGGTTTATATATACGCATATTATAGGATGTATCGGGCGATAGAAAGAAATTTGCAATGCACTGCAAATTTTACCTAGAAGCACAAGAAATTTGTAATGCACTGCAAATTTCTCCAAAAAGTTTCGTATATTTGCAGCGCATTGCAATTTTAGCAATCAAGATAGAATAAAAGATGAATAAAAGCTATGATGGAAAAGAATCAGATTTTTGAAAATATCATAAGCCGCACATCGGTGAGAAGTTATACAGACATGCCTGTAGAGCAAGAGAAAATTGAAATGATGCTGCGTGCCGGCATGGCCGCTCCATCGGCTTGCAACAAGCAGCCTTGGCATTTTGTGGTCATCAACGACAGAGAGATTCTCGACCAGATACCACAGTTCAGCCCTTATGCCAGCATGGTGAAGCAGGCACCGCTTGCCATTGTGGTTTGCGGATGCCTGGACAAGACGCTGGAAGGCACAGAGCAGGAGTTCTGGATTCAAGACTGTTCGGCAGCCACGGAGAACATTCTGCTGATGGCTCACGGCTTAGGACTTGGCGGAGTATGGACAGCCCTCTATCCCCTGAAAGAACGATACGAGGGAATGCAGCAACTGTTGCATCTGCCCAAGACGATGATTCCGCTCAATACCCTCATCATCGGATATCCAAAGAATCAGGCGGAAGCAAAGGATAAGTGGAAAGAGGAGAATGTATCCTATAATAAATGGATGGAGAAAAATTCATAATACTAGAAAAAAGTTATAAAAAACTCCGTTTCTGAGTTTTCTAGACATCAGGAACGGAGTTCAAACATTAATCCTCGAACAGTTTATGAAATTCAACGGCATCCATAAATTGATAATTTGGATTATTTCCTACATTTCTTCTAAGCCTATTTAAATTGGAAGGAGTTGCAGCTTTCTTTGTCAGCAAAACATAGAAACTGTTATCAAAAGAATAGTTAGAAGTAACCATTGCCTTTGATTCACTAACTTTTTTTGCTATCTCCTTTGAATCCAAATTCCTGGTATTGCTTAGTCGGAATTTTGCATCGGCCAAAAGTAATCTCTTATCATTCACATGCAATAGCATATCTGCAGAAGATTTCTTATCAGCATGATGTTTTTGAGAAATTCGTCTCTGAACATCATCAAGTTCTATTGCCTTATCTGTGTCAGAGAAAAGATTTTCTGAATTTGGGCATCCCTCCTGCTTCATCAAATGATGCAAGCCGACTAAATCTTTTGCTGTCCAACAATCAATCTTGATTCCCTGATAATTGCCAATCTTAAATTTCGCCATAGTTCTCTACGTATTTCTGAAGAGTATCAAAAGATTTATTGAATGATTCAAATACAGGTTCGATGTCACAACCCAAATTCTTATAGTAGAACGAATCTGTACCTTCACTTTGCTCTGCCAGATAAAAGCGAGTAGTATTCAACAAGCCTTCTTTTTCAGAGATATACCTGATAGCCGATACCATATCGGGATTGTGACTCGTGATGAGTATCTTGGTTCCAAATGTTTTGTTGATGCGAACAAGAAGATGCGCCAACTCAACCACCCATTGTGGATGAAGATTTGTTTCAGGCTCATCAATCTCCAACAAAGTGTTTTCTGTCAGCCACCCGTTTTCTATCAGACGAAGCATATAAACCAGCGGTTTGAAGCCCGATGCTATATCTTCAATTCTAATATCCTTACCATTGTTGCTGTGATAAACTAAATCAACAGCATCGAAATTTTCCTTTTCTACAATAGAACCATCTATCATTTTATTAATAGAATGAAGTAATTCCAGTTTGCCGGTAATCTCACTTCCTTTTTCATTTACGTGAACCACTTTATGTGCCAAGGAAGTCATCAGAACCCTATCTGATTGACGAAGAGAAATAGCTGCAGGTGTTCCTATATATATGGCATTATTTAAACTATATATCTTTCCAAGTCTATCAACAAGCAATTCCACTTCATCTTCCTTAAAGCTTATGCTGGCAGGAAAGCCATCCTTTTCCCGATATACAGAAGCGATTTTCTCTTTCAAGTAACTGATGGGACGATTTTTTTTGTTGTGTTCATATTTCTGAAGATATTCAGAAAACAACTGAATGGAATTTCGTTCTATATCCTCATGAACATGATTTTGTTCAGTAATCCCAAAAAGATTAAGCACTCGACGCACCTGCTGAGGATTCTGCTCTTTCTGAAGAAAGTTAACCAGCATGTCATCAAGTGAACCAATCGCTCTTTTATAATAAAAATCGAGCTTCTCCACACCACCATTACTCAATGTTACCATTGTCATTAATGATAAGGTATGGTCAAAAAATCGTTTTTTATCATCATCCAGATAATTTGAGATATCATCCAGCGCATTAGAATATTTCTCTAATGATTTGATAATCACATCTCTGAAATCAGAGAAAAAGAAGCTGTCTAACACTGACAATGTATTGACGATATAATACAACCAACGGGACATAGTGCTTTTTCCACAGCCATTGCTACCCACGATAACTGTGATACCCTCTATTTCGATATCAGCATGCCCTATTGCATGATAATTGTCTATATTAAAATTATACTTGCTCATTATTCAAACTATTTTAATGCAAAAATACGATGTTTTTGTGTAACCTCCAAATTTTCATAGCACTTTTTACTGCCAAGGGTTCATAAAAGCCAGATTCCTATCACGAATATAAGTATAAAAGACTTAAAATGAGAGAATTTATTTTGGAAATCTAGATTTTATCCCTAATTTTGCACATCAAAAAATTCATAATAAAGAAAAAGAATGAATATCAAGGAGAATTATCAACAATATGTAAGCCGATACGCTTCTGAGGTGGCTGCCCTGAAGCGTAAGAATACGGGATTCATAACGGGAGAGCTGCTGGCTTTTGGCGGCATCCTCGCCTTTCTGATCTGCTATTTCGCAATGGATGGAGATACGCAGAATTATCTGATGGGGGCGGCGCTGTGCCTGATTGCCTATTCGGGAATCAGACGACTTGACGATAAGAACAAGGAGAAGATAGAGCATCTTTCGGCTTTGTTCAAGGTTTATCAGGACGAAATCAAGGCTTTGGAGGGCGATTTTTCACCTTTCGAAACGGGCGATTCCTATCAGAATCCGCAGCATCCTTATTCCTTCGACCTCGATGTCTTCGGCAAGAGTTCGCTGTTCAACCGTATCTGCCGAACCATCACATCGGGCGGTTCGGAGGCACTCGCCAGGAATCTTACCCGGGAAACGCCTCTGAGCCTGGAGAATATCAAAAGAAGAAAAGATTTGCAGAAGGAATTGGCTGGTGAAGGCGAAAACTGGCGAATGGAATTCCTGGCACTTGGCGAAAAGAACAGAACCCAAACTGCGGATGGCAAAATGGTGAATGGCAAGACGAAGAAGATTGATTCTGCTGCGGTGATGGATGCGATGCAGAAGGTTTCGAAGATGGAGGTGCCGGCATGGTTTGGGTCTCCGGTTTCGCTCGTTATCGGATGGCTGCTGATTATCGGAGTCATCGGTTCCGTGATTTTATCGATATGCAATATGGTTTCGGTGGATTTCGCCTTGTGGTGGGTGTTGGTTCAATACATGGTGGTGTTCTTCGTCTGCAAGCAGACACTTGATAAGATAGACAGCAATGGCGGCAAGCTTCGCCATCAGCTCATCGCCTATGCCCAGATACTTCAGCTTATCAACAGGCGCAATTTCCATAGCGAATCAGGCAAGGAGATGCAGAAATCCCTAGCAGATGCCCTACCTTCCTTTGCCCAACTGGAAAAGATATTGAAGGGGTATGACAGAAGAGGCAACTTCCTGGGTCTTTTCTTCACCGATGCCTTCATGCTGAGCGATTTCTTCCTGGTTCGCAGTTTCCTGAAATGGAAGAATACCTATATGGTGAAGATGGAGGAATGGATGCATATCATCAGCGAGATGGATGCGATGGTTTCGATGGCGGATTTCAGATATAATCATCCGGAGGCGGAAGAGGCGGAATTTGTTTCGGGAAAGCAGGAAATCGTGTTCGAGGGGAAGAATCTCTATCATCCTTTCCTGGGTGCCAAGGCGGTGAAGAACGATTTCACCATCAAGGACGACAACTATTATATCATCACCGGAGCCAACATGGCGGGAAAGAGTACCTTCCTGCGTTCGCTGGGCGTGAACTATATCCTGGCAATGGCGGGTATGCCGGTATTTGCGGATCAGCTGAAGATTTCCCGTTTCAGATTGTTCTCGAGTATGAGAACCACCGATGATTTGACGCATGGCATCTCTTACTTTAATGCTGAGCTGATAAGACTGGAGGAGCTGCTGAAGTTCTGCAAAGAAAGTGCAGAGGGCTATAAGGAGCCACTCCGAACGCTGATTATTCTGGATGAAATTCTGAAGGGAACGAATTCATTGGATAAGCTGAATGGTTCGAGAAAGTTCCTCGAAGCCATTGCCAAGCAGCCGGTGAGCGGTATCATCGCTACCCACGATCTGGAGCTCTCCAAGATGGAGAATGATGCATCAGGAAAATTCCACAACTATTGTTTCGAGATAGATTTAGGCACAGATGTTACCTATACTTATAAGATACAGAAGGGTGTGGCAAGAAACCAGAATGCCACCTTCTTACTGAATAAGATTCTGGAAAAATATTAGAATAAAAAGAGAAACTCCCGATAGTTTGATCAGTTTCAAATTATCGGGAGTTTTCCTTTTAAAGAATACATTATAGCTCCACGCTATCCAGGCGGAATTTGAGCAAGCCGGCTGGTACCTTTACCATTACCTCTTCACCTGCCTTCTTACCCAGAAGGGCCTTGGCGATAGGCGACTTGATGGAAATCTTGCCACTATGGAGATCTGCCTCGTGAGGATTCACTATGGTATAATTCATGCTGCACTTGTTGGCGAGATTGGTAATCTTAATCTTGCTCAACAAGCCAACGGTATCGCTCTTCAATCGAGACTTGTCGATGACACGGGCATTCTCCAAGACCTTCTGTTTGAAGCTGATGCGGCTCAACAGCTTGCCCTGCTCACGCTTGGCTGCATGATACTCGAAATTCTCACTGAGGTCGCCCTTATCGCGGGCCTCAGCTATCGCATCGCGAACGGCTGGCAACTCTACGTTAACCATGTGTTGAAGTTCGGCCACGAGCTCATCGTAGCCTTCCTGAGACATATATTCCATCTTCTCTGATAATCTTAATGAATGATGTATTTAATTTTCGGGGTGCAAAGTTACTAGTAATTCATGAAAACACCAAACATTTTTGATAAAAAGTAAATAAAAAAAGAGAAGATGTGCAGCCATGACAGACGGTACATCTTCTCCTTGAATATATCATTATCCCCAAACTTCTTCTGAAATTTCTCTCACCAGATCTATCTTTGCCCATTGCTCAGCATCGGTCAGTTTATTGCCAATCTCGCAAGAGGCAAAACCGCATTGAGGGCT of Segatella copri contains these proteins:
- a CDS encoding nitroreductase family protein, producing the protein MMEKNQIFENIISRTSVRSYTDMPVEQEKIEMMLRAGMAAPSACNKQPWHFVVINDREILDQIPQFSPYASMVKQAPLAIVVCGCLDKTLEGTEQEFWIQDCSAATENILLMAHGLGLGGVWTALYPLKERYEGMQQLLHLPKTMIPLNTLIIGYPKNQAEAKDKWKEENVSYNKWMEKNS
- a CDS encoding ATP-binding protein; the encoded protein is MSKYNFNIDNYHAIGHADIEIEGITVIVGSNGCGKSTMSRWLYYIVNTLSVLDSFFFSDFRDVIIKSLEKYSNALDDISNYLDDDKKRFFDHTLSLMTMVTLSNGGVEKLDFYYKRAIGSLDDMLVNFLQKEQNPQQVRRVLNLFGITEQNHVHEDIERNSIQLFSEYLQKYEHNKKNRPISYLKEKIASVYREKDGFPASISFKEDEVELLVDRLGKIYSLNNAIYIGTPAAISLRQSDRVLMTSLAHKVVHVNEKGSEITGKLELLHSINKMIDGSIVEKENFDAVDLVYHSNNGKDIRIEDIASGFKPLVYMLRLIENGWLTENTLLEIDEPETNLHPQWVVELAHLLVRINKTFGTKILITSHNPDMVSAIRYISEKEGLLNTTRFYLAEQSEGTDSFYYKNLGCDIEPVFESFNKSFDTLQKYVENYGEI
- a CDS encoding BRO-N domain-containing protein, whose amino-acid sequence is MYQLVNQYDTLRQGAWVVTGLKKDGSEAMRRTLILYVNESGFYALVLGSKLSTAVKFKNWVTADVLPQIRKTGGYPCLLLHLDIDLG
- a CDS encoding MutS-related protein; translated protein: MNIKENYQQYVSRYASEVAALKRKNTGFITGELLAFGGILAFLICYFAMDGDTQNYLMGAALCLIAYSGIRRLDDKNKEKIEHLSALFKVYQDEIKALEGDFSPFETGDSYQNPQHPYSFDLDVFGKSSLFNRICRTITSGGSEALARNLTRETPLSLENIKRRKDLQKELAGEGENWRMEFLALGEKNRTQTADGKMVNGKTKKIDSAAVMDAMQKVSKMEVPAWFGSPVSLVIGWLLIIGVIGSVILSICNMVSVDFALWWVLVQYMVVFFVCKQTLDKIDSNGGKLRHQLIAYAQILQLINRRNFHSESGKEMQKSLADALPSFAQLEKILKGYDRRGNFLGLFFTDAFMLSDFFLVRSFLKWKNTYMVKMEEWMHIISEMDAMVSMADFRYNHPEAEEAEFVSGKQEIVFEGKNLYHPFLGAKAVKNDFTIKDDNYYIITGANMAGKSTFLRSLGVNYILAMAGMPVFADQLKISRFRLFSSMRTTDDLTHGISYFNAELIRLEELLKFCKESAEGYKEPLRTLIILDEILKGTNSLDKLNGSRKFLEAIAKQPVSGIIATHDLELSKMENDASGKFHNYCFEIDLGTDVTYTYKIQKGVARNQNATFLLNKILEKY
- the greA gene encoding transcription elongation factor GreA; this translates as MEYMSQEGYDELVAELQHMVNVELPAVRDAIAEARDKGDLSENFEYHAAKREQGKLLSRISFKQKVLENARVIDKSRLKSDTVGLLSKIKITNLANKCSMNYTIVNPHEADLHSGKISIKSPIAKALLGKKAGEEVMVKVPAGLLKFRLDSVEL